One Polyangiaceae bacterium genomic window carries:
- a CDS encoding glycosyltransferase family 2 protein: protein MNEKKDERASRIAVVVPAFREEERIGMTVRRVPSIVNHVIVVDDASDDRTSDEALAANDGRLRLVKHSVNRGVGAAILTGYAEARALGADVAVVMAGDGQMDPDDLPALIDPIVRGDADYVKGDRLRHPAVWRDMPLHRLVGTAALAWATRYASGLSALSDSQCGYTAIGARAMDCVLREGMWPRYGYPNDVLGTLSRHGYRIAEVPVRPVYQGEKSGLRAWHLFTIGYVVGRVAVRRVRKASAI, encoded by the coding sequence ATGAACGAAAAAAAAGACGAAAGAGCGTCGCGCATTGCCGTCGTCGTGCCGGCGTTTCGGGAGGAAGAACGGATTGGAATGACCGTACGCCGAGTGCCGAGCATCGTGAATCACGTCATCGTCGTCGATGACGCGAGCGACGATCGGACATCGGATGAAGCGCTCGCGGCGAACGACGGGCGCTTGCGGCTCGTCAAGCATTCGGTGAATCGCGGCGTAGGTGCGGCCATTTTGACGGGTTATGCGGAAGCGCGTGCACTGGGTGCAGACGTGGCTGTCGTCATGGCTGGCGATGGACAAATGGATCCGGACGACTTGCCAGCGCTCATCGATCCCATCGTGCGTGGTGACGCCGATTATGTGAAAGGGGATCGGCTGCGGCATCCCGCTGTATGGCGCGACATGCCTTTGCATCGGCTCGTGGGGACGGCGGCGCTCGCATGGGCCACGCGCTATGCATCGGGATTGTCGGCGTTATCGGATAGCCAATGCGGTTACACGGCCATTGGCGCACGCGCAATGGATTGCGTGCTGCGCGAAGGCATGTGGCCTCGATATGGGTATCCGAATGATGTGCTCGGCACGTTGAGTCGACATGGGTATCGCATTGCGGAAGTGCCGGTGAGGCCGGTGTACCAGGGTGAAAAGAGCGGGCTACGCGCCTGGCATTTGTTCACGATTGGTTATGTCGTGGGAAGGGTTGCCGTGCGGCGGGTGAGAAAGGCTTCGGCGATCTGA